Proteins encoded within one genomic window of Nitrospira sp.:
- a CDS encoding carboxypeptidase regulatory-like domain-containing protein, translating into MLNRTQKIHSFAVAVLMWLGQVVSPVGAYEVIDVQHGGTLDGTITLAGAIPEPKGFNLITFPDPTYCGRISNGKGWRLLHDFIVAPEGGLKNAIVTLEGVESGKPFDMSVPLIEARDCMFQPWITIVRNGHAVEVVNMDPVMHDIQGYETSPEAGARVLFNTPLILNHQHQRGNMRAIHNHAPGKSLVGPIYLNKGRRTFYMQCGFHAYMESWAMAVNNPYYAVTDEQGAFRLENIPPGTYQMVVWHPQAGPGVTRTITIAPDGTTTERVALPAPKGNRTAYKVMDNPRFGLESLGHPVEIEPLVEHQH; encoded by the coding sequence ATGCTGAATCGAACTCAGAAGATTCATTCCTTCGCAGTGGCTGTGCTGATGTGGCTGGGGCAGGTCGTGTCGCCGGTTGGAGCCTATGAAGTGATCGACGTGCAGCACGGCGGCACATTGGATGGGACGATCACGCTGGCCGGTGCGATTCCTGAGCCCAAAGGGTTCAATCTCATCACATTCCCGGACCCTACCTATTGCGGGCGGATCTCCAATGGCAAGGGGTGGCGCTTGCTCCACGACTTTATCGTGGCCCCGGAGGGCGGGCTGAAGAACGCGATTGTCACGCTCGAAGGTGTTGAATCGGGTAAACCATTTGATATGTCGGTGCCGTTGATCGAAGCTCGGGATTGCATGTTCCAGCCCTGGATCACGATCGTGCGGAACGGGCATGCGGTGGAAGTGGTGAACATGGACCCCGTGATGCACGACATCCAAGGCTATGAAACCTCGCCGGAGGCGGGGGCACGAGTGTTGTTCAATACCCCGCTGATTTTGAATCATCAACATCAACGCGGCAACATGCGCGCAATCCATAATCATGCGCCGGGAAAATCGCTGGTTGGCCCAATTTACTTGAACAAGGGTCGTCGGACCTTCTACATGCAGTGCGGCTTCCACGCGTACATGGAAAGCTGGGCCATGGCCGTGAACAATCCGTATTATGCGGTGACGGATGAGCAGGGGGCGTTCAGGCTCGAGAACATCCCGCCGGGCACCTATCAAATGGTGGTCTGGCATCCACAGGCAGGGCCAGGGGTCACCCGCACCATTACCATCGCTCCGGATGGAACCACGACTGAACGCGTGGCGCTACCGGCTCCGAAGGGAAACCGTACCGCTTACAAAGTCATGGACAATCCACGGTTTGGTCTTGAATCGCTCGGTCATCCGGTGGAGATCGAGCCGTTGGTGGAGCATCAGCACTAG
- a CDS encoding carboxypeptidase regulatory-like domain-containing protein, giving the protein MRMIRLALFAALSVFSSPSWAYEEMTVVDGGSITGTVTMTGGKPTPKGYNLITFPDPVYCGRISTGTGWRILDEFSVTSGSGLKDVVVLLTDATKGKPFTFEPLTIEARDCRFLPFVTVVRDGSEVTVMNMDPVMHDIQAYETSQLGPRVLFNTPLPMNPHHKRFVTAESHEHLAGEPVKEAIHMTKGRRIFVMQCGFHAYMESWGMAVDNPYYVLTTDGGTFTLTDVPPGDYTLMAWHPGLGTMLQKKVTVTEKGISTVDFAFEAPKGRRSVHEIEHNPHYGPESLGKLVDIRPTLERQVP; this is encoded by the coding sequence ATGCGAATGATTAGACTCGCTCTTTTTGCTGCTCTGAGTGTTTTCTCTTCTCCATCATGGGCTTATGAGGAAATGACCGTCGTGGATGGTGGTAGTATCACCGGGACGGTCACGATGACGGGGGGGAAACCGACTCCGAAAGGATATAACCTGATCACGTTTCCAGATCCTGTGTATTGCGGGCGTATTTCAACCGGGACGGGTTGGAGAATCCTCGATGAATTTTCAGTGACTTCAGGAAGTGGATTAAAGGATGTGGTTGTGCTCCTGACGGACGCCACGAAGGGCAAGCCGTTCACATTCGAACCGCTCACGATCGAGGCGCGAGACTGTCGCTTTCTCCCGTTTGTCACGGTCGTCAGAGACGGTTCCGAGGTGACGGTCATGAACATGGATCCGGTCATGCACGACATTCAAGCCTACGAAACGTCCCAACTCGGCCCGCGCGTGCTGTTTAACACGCCGCTGCCCATGAATCCCCATCACAAGCGGTTTGTCACGGCGGAAAGCCATGAGCACTTGGCCGGTGAGCCCGTGAAGGAAGCGATTCACATGACGAAGGGGCGCCGCATTTTTGTGATGCAATGTGGATTTCACGCCTATATGGAGAGCTGGGGAATGGCGGTCGACAATCCCTATTACGTGCTGACCACCGACGGCGGCACCTTTACGCTCACCGATGTGCCGCCAGGCGACTACACCCTGATGGCGTGGCACCCGGGATTGGGGACGATGCTACAGAAGAAAGTCACGGTTACGGAGAAGGGGATATCCACGGTTGATTTCGCGTTTGAGGCTCCGAAAGGGCGGCGTAGCGTCCATGAGATTGAGCATAATCCGCATTACGGACCGGAGTCGCTTGGGAAGCTTGTCGATATCCGCCCGACGCTGGAACGGCAGGTTCCGTAG